From the Pseudodesulfovibrio indicus genome, the window GGCTGAAGCTGAAGGACCGGCTGAACACCATGATCCTGCTCGTCCAGGCCCCGCTCATCGGGCTGCTGCTGGGATTGATCTTCTACGGCCAGGAGGACCGCCATCTCCCGCTGTTCATGCTGGTCATCTCCGGGCTCTGGCTCGGGACGTCCAACGCCGTCCGGGAGATCGTTTCCGAGCAGGCCATCTATCTGCGGGAACGGATGATCGGGGTGGGCATCCCGGAGTACATCCTGTCCAAGTTCACGGTCCTGCTGAGCCTGTCGGTGGTCCAATGCTTCTTCCTGATCGGCATGGCCAAGCGGTTCGTGGACCTGCGCTCGACCTTCTTCGACTTGATGGGGATCATGGTGCTGGTCACCTGCGTGGGGTGCGGCATCGGGCTTCTCATCTCGGCCCTGGTCCGTTCCAGGGCCGCCGCCCAGGCGCTGATCCCGCTCTCCGTGCTGCCCATGGTCCTCCTCGGGGCGGGGATCATCCCGCTGCCCCAGACCGAGCTGGCGGTGGCCAAGGCCGTGACCCACGCCATGCCCTCCCGGTGGGGCTACGAGGCCGCCGTGGAAATCGAGAGCCGGTTGTGGCTGGAAGAGGACGCCCTGCGGCGCGAGGCCCAATATCAGCAGGCGTTGGAGCAGGCCAGAAAAGAGGCCAGGTCCGTGGCGAGGTTGGAGATCAACGCCGTCCTCAACGACAAGACGAAGCAGATGCGTTTCGAGACGGAGAACCATGACAAGAAGGTCGTGGAGAGCGTGCCGGAACCGCCCCCGGTTCCTGCGGACGGATATCTGGTTGAGACGTTGTTCGAGGAGTACCGGATAGGCTTCTGGGGCTGTTGCGGCGTGCTCCTTGGCTATCTCGCGACCCTGCTCCTGGCCACCTGCCTGGTCCAGAAGACGAAAGACCCCATATGACGAGGTGAAACGTGAGGAAAGCATTGTTCTTGGCGCTGACGGCCGTTCTTTTGATCCTTGCCTCCGCGCCCGGCGCGCGGGCGCAGGGCGAGACGCTCTACAGCGAATACACGTATGTCATGGGCGAGCGCGACAGCATGCTGGACGGGAAGAAGATCAGCTTCGTGGAGGCCAAGCGGCTGTTGACGGAGAAGGCCGGGACCTATCTCGAAAGCACCACGCAGGTGTCGGAGGGCGTCCTGACCCAGGATGAAATCCAGACCTACGCAATGGCCTCGCTGCGGGTGGAAATCGTCGAGCAGTGCGTCAAGCCGCGCGGCGAGCAGATGACCGCCTACACCAAGGTCAAGGGGGATGTGGACGCCAGCAACATGCCCAGGGATGTGGCGGCGATCAAGAAGAACCAGGAACTCAAGGAAGACCTGGACCGGCAGAAGGTTGAGCTGGAAAACACCCACAGCCAGGTCGAGGAGCTGAACGAGAAAATCCGGAAGCTCGAGGAGCGGAAGGCTCCGGACCAGGAGATACGCCGGACCGTGGCCCGGCGCGAGGCGGCTCTGGACGGCAACATCACCCAGGGCATGGCCATGTTCTGCTCCCTGGCCTGCAGCACAGCCAGGCTGCGGGATACCCAGTTCGTGCAGACAATGTTTCAGAACGCCGGGATGGCCCCGATGCTGTCCATGCTGATGGGGCCGGAGGAGTGCTCGGCCCTGTGCATCGAAGTCCAGCGGTCGCTGGTCGGTTCGTTGCTGGCGCAGTGATCTCCCCGCGTCCAGGACAGCTCCTTGCTGCGGCCGAACCGAAGCGCCGGGCGTTGAGCCTTTGCCGGGCCGCTCGGCGCGTCCCCTGACCGTTGCCGAGCACCCTCCCGTTTCTTCCACGAGCGAACCGCGCTCATCCCCGAATCCCAATCACACGGGTTGAGATGGGCTCAGCCCTATTCCGGTCGGCGGTACGCCACGTTGCGTCCGGTCCGTGCGGCCAAGCCCGGGGCTACCAGTCCCGCTTTCGGCCGAAGAACGGCTGGCCCAGGAGCCAGGACTCCGCGCAGGCCAGGATGGCCGTCGCCGGGTCGTCCCGCAGCATGAGGTGGGTGGCGCGGGCCATGAGCAGGTAGCCCGCCTCCAGGGCCAGATTCTTGCTGCCGCGCAGCAGCCCGTCCTGGATGGAGTCGGCCATGAGCCGCAGGATGGGGTGGTTTTCGATGGGGGTCAGGGCGTCTTCGGTCAGGTTGCTCTCAAGACACATGGTCGCGTTCACCGAATTCCAGCCCCGGCACGCCAGGGGGCGGGCCGGGTACACGGAACAGTTGCCGTTCTCCAGGAACAGGCAGGGGAGGCGGTGGCGGGCCATGCCGATTTCCCGCCAGCTCTTTCCCTTGAGTCCGTCCACCAGTCCTTCCGTCTTGGCGGCCAGTTCGCGAAGCTGTTCCGGGGTGCGCGTGTCGAGCAGGTACAGCCCCAGGTAGAGCGCCTCGGGCTCGGTCAGGGCCACCTGGTTCCAGCAGCAGTGGATGCATCCCCGCTGGCACGCCAGGGGCGGGTCCAGGATCAGGTCGTCGAGCAGGGAGTCGAACAGGGCGAAGGAGCCGCGCACGACCTCGTGCAGGGCGCGGATGTCCGGGACGGCGGGGTTGCCTGCCTCCGGGCGCAGGGTGGCGGTGAACGTTTCCATGCGGTCCCGGGAGAGGCGGTCGGCCAGTGCCTGGGCCTGGTCTTCGGGCGAGGGCGCGGCAAAGGGGATGGCCCGGCCGCCTCCTTTGGGTTGACGCCGGACCTTGCCGGACTTGGAACGGGAGCGAGCGGCCATGGATACCTCTTGACCAAGCGGGTACGGACAGGGGTCCGTTCAATACACTCCTTCGGGTCGTATGGGTTCCGTTGTCAAGCGAATGTTGGCGGCCCCCGCAAGTTTTCTCCTCGCGTGGGGTTCGGTTCCGGGGGCGCGGCTCAGCCCCGTCAGGTCCGGCGGCGTCGGGCAAGGGATGCGAAGAGTGGACGCAGGGTGTCCAGGGAGCCGAACACCGCCCCGCTCGTGACCAGCAGGACGGCCAACCCGTGCAGGGGGGTGAACCGCTTGCCGTTGACCGCCACCAGAAGCAGGGTGGAGAGCAGGGGGGTCAGGTAGGAGAGGGCGCCGACCATGCGCGGGTCGCCCCGCTTCATGGCCGCGTCCCAGGTGTAGAAGGCCGCGCCCATGGGGCCGAGGCCGAGGAGCAGGATGACCAGCCAGTCCGCCCCCGTCGGGTTGGGTCCGGGAGCGCCCAGCAGAAAATGCAGGGCCAGGGAGAGCAGCCCGGAGACCAGGCAGAAGCCGCCCACCGCGGCCGACGGGAAGGGCTGCAGCCGCTTGGTCTGGAGCGAATAGCAGGCCCAGGTCACCGCCGCGCCCAGGGCGCAGAGGTAGCCCGGCAGGTACTCCATGCGAAGGCCGAAGCTGCCTCCGGTGACGATCAGGCCGGCGCCCGCCAAGCCCAGTCCCGCGCCGAGCAGGTGGTTCGCGGCCAGCCGGTTGCGGGGCAGGAACAGGGGCGAGAACAGGACGATGCACAGGGGCCAGAGGTACTGGATCATGTTCGCCTCCACGGCCGGGGCTCGCCCGAAGGCGGCGAAGAGCAGGAAATGATAGCCGAAGATGCCGCCCACGCCGGTCAGCCAGGTGGCGGCGGAGACCCTCCAGCGACGCAGCCTGACCGCTCCCGCCAGCCCGCACGCGGTCAGGACCAGCCCCACCGAGAGCAGCGGCGGGAGGTGGGATATGCGGTCCGTGAGCAGGGCCAGCGAACTCCACAGGAGGATGGTCACGAGAGCGAGGAGGGCGGAGTTCATACGAATTCCCCTTGGCCTGGGTGATATCGCCTCCCGGTCCGGGGCGGAGACGTCGGATGGGCGTAGCCGAACGGAGGTCCGCATGGCAACTCTTTTTGAACGTCCGTCACGGCCCGGGCCGGAGTGCATCCACTGCACACATTTGCGTGTTGCGCCCTCTTGGTATAGGTAACCTCTCCGCCCCATGCGGGCGGAAATCAACGGTAACGAGAGGAATCAATGGGAAAACACATCCTTGAAGAGGCATCGCGCTGCCTGAAGTGCAAGAAGCCGCTGTGCAGCAAGGGCTGCCCGGTGTCCACTCCGGCCAACCTGGTCATCGAGGCCCTGCTCGAAGGCGACATGCTCAAGGCCGGGGCCATGCTGTTCGAGAACAACCCCCTGACCGCGGTCTGCTCGCTGATCTGCCCGCACGAGAATTTCTGCGAGGGCCATTGCATCCTCGGCAAGAAGAGCGCCCCGGTCCAGGTCAGCGACATCGAGCAGTACATCTCCCGCTACTACCTGGAGCAGTTCACCCCCAAGCGGCCCGTCAACGCCAACAACGCCAAGCGCATCGCCATCGTCGGTTCCGGCCCGGCCGGGATCACCGTGGCCTTCCTCCTGGCCGGGCAGGGGTTCGACGTCACCCTGTTCGAGTCCAAGGAGCGCATCGGCGGCGTGCTCCAGTACGGCATCCCGGATTTCCGTCTGCCCAAGGACATCCTGGAGCGGCTCAAGGACAAGCTCATCGGCCTGGGCGTGAAGATCCGGCCCAACACCCTCATCGGGCCGGTCATCAGCATCGACGACCTGTTCCGCGACGACTACAAGGCCGTGTTCATCGGCACCGGCGTGTGGAACCCCCGGCCCCTCAAGCTCAAGGGCGAGACCCTGGGCCACGTGCACTACGCCATCCACTACCTGAAGAACCCCAACGTCTATTCCCTGGGACGCAAGGTGGCGGTCAT encodes:
- a CDS encoding YkgJ family cysteine cluster protein; translation: MAARSRSKSGKVRRQPKGGGRAIPFAAPSPEDQAQALADRLSRDRMETFTATLRPEAGNPAVPDIRALHEVVRGSFALFDSLLDDLILDPPLACQRGCIHCCWNQVALTEPEALYLGLYLLDTRTPEQLRELAAKTEGLVDGLKGKSWREIGMARHRLPCLFLENGNCSVYPARPLACRGWNSVNATMCLESNLTEDALTPIENHPILRLMADSIQDGLLRGSKNLALEAGYLLMARATHLMLRDDPATAILACAESWLLGQPFFGRKRDW
- a CDS encoding DMT family transporter; protein product: MNSALLALVTILLWSSLALLTDRISHLPPLLSVGLVLTACGLAGAVRLRRWRVSAATWLTGVGGIFGYHFLLFAAFGRAPAVEANMIQYLWPLCIVLFSPLFLPRNRLAANHLLGAGLGLAGAGLIVTGGSFGLRMEYLPGYLCALGAAVTWACYSLQTKRLQPFPSAAVGGFCLVSGLLSLALHFLLGAPGPNPTGADWLVILLLGLGPMGAAFYTWDAAMKRGDPRMVGALSYLTPLLSTLLLVAVNGKRFTPLHGLAVLLVTSGAVFGSLDTLRPLFASLARRRRT
- a CDS encoding NAD(P)-dependent oxidoreductase; its protein translation is MGKHILEEASRCLKCKKPLCSKGCPVSTPANLVIEALLEGDMLKAGAMLFENNPLTAVCSLICPHENFCEGHCILGKKSAPVQVSDIEQYISRYYLEQFTPKRPVNANNAKRIAIVGSGPAGITVAFLLAGQGFDVTLFESKERIGGVLQYGIPDFRLPKDILERLKDKLIGLGVKIRPNTLIGPVISIDDLFRDDYKAVFIGTGVWNPRPLKLKGETLGHVHYAIHYLKNPNVYSLGRKVAVIGAGNVAMDVARTALRKGAQEVTILYRRGEDDISATRYEYDYARMDGVRFRFHASPVEIVDRGIVVVDTETVHGEDGRARVVPVEGSESLFEADSVFIAVSQAPRNNLSGLEVGKTGLVITDEEGRTTRPGVFASGDVVTGAKTVAEAVSFSKRSARAIVDYVDGLDG